The Lactuca sativa cultivar Salinas chromosome 2, Lsat_Salinas_v11, whole genome shotgun sequence genome includes the window aatccGATCCTTGTTTCAAAGTCTCATATCGATTTAATGATGTTCTGATGTTGGTCCTTAGTTCTAGTTTTTATATTGATTTTGGTCCTTTTTTCATTGTTCCAGGGAACAAAATTGATATGAAATcttgaaataaggaccaaaattaaaaaaaaaaaaaagttttaatatTGGACTAAACATGGTAAAATTTAGAAAGCAGAGTGACCATTTTCTAATTTACTTGGATTATGTCAAGATTCCAGGGACCAAAATCAATAAGTAACcttgaaataaggaccaaaaaaCGACGTACATTTTAATTTTGGATTAAACATGGTAAAAGGTAAaagcacatggaccatttttgtaatttaatcaaaaatttgtcATGCATATTCTTTTTCTCATATGATATGGTATACAGGTAGCTGTTGGGCATTTTCAACGGTGGCTGCAGTGGAGGGTATAAACCAAATCGTGACTGGAAATTTAACAGTGTTATCAGAACAGGAGTTGATTGATTGTGATACAAGCTTTAACAATGGTTGCAATGGAGGTTTAATGGACTATGCCTTCTCCTTCATAGTGAAAAATGGTGGGCTTCATAAGGAAGAAGAGTATCCCTATATCATGAGCGAAGGAACTTGTGATGAAAAGAAGGTAAAAGTCTTAACTTAGAATTTAATATCAACACATTATAAGCAAACAAAAAAATGCTTGTCTAGTGTTTACTCTTGTTTATATGGTTCATTCATTCGTAAAAATAAACagtgtttatttatatatataacatttgatctaaactttttttttctttaaaatcttCAGGATGTATCAGAAAAGGTGACAATAAGCGGGTATCATGATGTACCTCATAACAATGAAGATAGTTTTTTGAAAGCACTTGCAAACCAACCTATTAGTGTTGCAATTGATGCTTCTGGTCGCGACTTCCAATTTTACAGTGGGGTAATTAATTAGTCTCATATAAACTTAATCGAATTATTTaagtaatataaaattataatattatcttatCCATTTCAGGGTGTGTTTGATGGACATTGTGGAAGTGATTTGGATCATGGAGTTGCAGCAGTTGGATATGGAAGCAACAAGGGACAAGATTATATAATTGTGAGGAATTCTTGGGGGCCAAAATGGGGAGAGAAGGGTTACATCAGAATGAAGAGGAAGACTAGTAAAAGTGAAGGGATGTGTGGTATTTATAAGATGGCTTCTTATCCTACCAAACAAAAGTGATCATTGCGTTTGTAACTTTTCCTTTTTATGTATTTTCTTGCTTCTTGTTTTCTGACTTTTAATCAAGTCAAAACCATCATTCTAATAAAAATGCAACTTATTTCTTTTAATTGCTATTACTAAATATAGGAATTCCAGAATATAGCTAACCAAATGGAGAAAGAAAACAAGAACGCTATGGGAATACTAAACTCTCTACTAGCtgttcaaattgttaaaatctaagttaacaaaaagaaaatatgTGCCAAGTAGaaacaaaaatatacaatcaataaGAAGATGTACTCGATTTCCAATTATATATTTGAATTTTGATAGAAGATTGCACCAATATGCAGTGTCCTAAGCAGAAATTGTTAGTGTATTGGTGTATATATCTAGAGGATACAACTATTAGTCCAAGATAAACTTGAATATGACGAATCAAATGTATGTCTCCATGACAGGGGCATAACACAACATCAATGGATTTTCAGAATTTTGAGAAGTACTTGCATGTTTTTTAAACACAATGATAGTTGGTTGTTATTTTATGTCAATGTTCACTACATCAaaaaattaactaatatataGAAACAATAAAGTAATGCTAAAAATAGTTGATTTAACAAACAAATTATTCATATCCTTTTAATTTGTTTAATTTGTAGATACTTTCGATTTTTTAAAGCAAAATACCCACCAATATGTTTCATTTGGTAAAACAATAATGAATATTTACGAAAAAAAAAAGCTGTTAGCCACCTTTTAACTTTTCAGACATTAATTTCTTTTTTCAGAATTCATATCTTCAAAACCTTATTCACCTAATATTGGAGAGGAAAGTGAGAAGCACATCAGAGGTAGCTGTTGAGGAGAGCAGATGGAGAAAGCATATGAAGGTGAGTAGCAAGGGAGGAGAGCATAAATAAAGCAAACGAAGGTCTTGTTCGGCAAACGGCGAAGGTTAGCACAACTCCAACTGTGATATTTTCTGGTGAGGCTCACAGTTACTCGTATTAAAAagaaccgacttgtaaattacaactcatatatatatatatatatatatatatatatatatatatatatatatatatatatatatatatatatccatttcaagaatataaaattTTATCGTCTCACAGTTGCTCTTGATATAATCCATGATGTAATTCTATGAGCATGAGTTTATCCAATATTCAAAATCTctattttctaagtactcatgaatattgtagcaaccattgcaatgCCTAATCTCCACAGACAATCTAtaattcaattcatgacaatcttaattcactacttaatTCCAAAactatgagcgactgtggaattccaaataatcaaataattcaagaagtaaaacatgcaaagtgaaacacaataatatacTAATTAACTATTGTCTCAATTCTATTGAATATCGATAATctccattatttaatcaccataatatTTATGactttattaattgtataatgttttgagtaatcatctaaccacttgaattaaacatcagtcatgccatgctATGAACATGCATCCTATGCCTCTTGTAATACCctaatttttcaaataaaattttcatttttagaatcACTTAAAACCCAATATCACATTCCTCAAAACCCACGAAatgtataagttgtcaaaacacaaGGCAACAAATGTTTGATAATATCCCAAAATCCTCAAAAATATAATCtctaactggtgtgtacaatcaaaccggcgccttcccacgatcctaagaggtacctgaaacacatatcacacaacacgataagcacaaagcttagtaagttctctaaaatatcacatacacaaataataagcctctcatggctatagcttggcatggaccctccggtcatgtgtctcggtaaagaccctccggtctcacggaTCGATATGGACCCTccagtcatgtgtctcagtgaagaccgcccggtctcacaactcagattggaccctccagtcctgtatctcagtgaagacccttcggtctcacaactcggtttggaccctccggtcctatctcAGTAAGGCACAGAATAATGTATAGCAtacatcacaaagacaaaatgcataatatcacataacttagTACAAGCACATAATACTCTCCAgtcgataactcaaataagaccctccggtcacatagtattaccactcaggtaagtatagtgagaagactcacctcgcaaataAGCAAGTAGGTCTCGTACTTCACGAatggtctagactccgcctacatatcataatcatctctaattaacactttataaCCACAACCTTAAAAAGTTAGGCTAACCCCTTGCTCTAACTCTtggaaagggtgaaagaccattttacccctccattatCTCGTAACTCATGTCTTGAcaagccctaaaagtcaacgaaagtcaacacccGAGTCAacatccatgttgacccaactcatcgagtgaaTCTATACGAATTGTCGAGTTCCTTCGTTTTCTCTGAAGTATcgggaaaatccaactcaacccgtcgagttgtctcaccaacttgccgagttgtaacACGTCCAGACTATCGGGGAAAACccaagccaactcgtcgagttggctcatccactcgtcgagtcccttcagtccattctCTCATTCAGATATTTTTAAGCAGAACTAAGGCTCCATACTCTAGATCTATCCTTCTAAGGTTGAAGTATCATGTAAAGATGCAAGCTTTACGTCAATGCATGCcatctagggctcaaaatgccaaaacaagctctATAGAGGGTTTGATGCATTAAAGCTGGCCAATAGCTTGATAAAGCCTGAATCTTTAGGCCCAAGGGACTTCATACTATCCAGATCTGGAGTCTTAACTCCATGGAAAGCTCAAACAACTTAAGGACCCAAAGAAAGGATGAAAATTGACATAAACTACCTAATGATGAGATCTAACCAAACAATGATCAAGGtgaaagctttttacctctaaatggaAGCTAGCACTAAAAGAACACCAGATCCAAAGGCTTCTTCTCGTTCCAAGCCATTTTTCTCTTAATCCCCTTCTAAAAATGCACTAGAACACACAAATCTTAGCCTTTCATTCTTTCACAGTGAATacaactctcttagggtttctctcagtgtgTCAACATTATAATGGAGGCGAAAATGAAggtttaaggtcctttaaatagggcacaagccctgaaaattagggttttcacactcaactcctactcgtcgagttgggatcctccaactcgtcgagtagactctaaagATCACACAACCATTTAActctctactcaacgagttagggCCTCCCACTCATCGAGTTGCTCTGACCacatgaatataaattaattaaatattatacctaggagtcgggatgttacagttctccccactagaatcaaacttcTCCCTAGAAGTCATCCTTCGGAAACAACACTTggtactgctcccgcatctcgaaTGTCATACACCCAAACCGGAacagcagaaacgttcgggggcggatgacctcatgtacagtatcacaacaattgcataatagtaatcaaagtacaacaaccattacattgataaagCATAGTTTTACATTCGTGTTCAAATCAATGTATACTTGACACCAAAATGTATAGCAAAAGCCAAACGAGATGAGTCTATGAAGCTCCTTCTTCTCATAACCTATGGATACCTGTTtactgatttcttgagaatacaagtagttttcaaaagagtgtcaacaattaagttgatgagttcataagaccaaaacatgtaaatgttattgtactCTGAGATAGTTTAATGTAGTTTTAATTCACATAAAACCATGAaaaatatgttttctctatactaGAATAGTATACAATATTTGTACGTACTTGTATAAAAACTGTGTAATTGTAAGTGCTTGGATTCACCAACTGAATTGAAAAATAAtgtattatagttttattatttaataaaactataTAAAGTTTCttacttattcatacactaatcgtattgttcaataccaaattttgagttatcataaccatgcttgatgacctatGATGGCCtgaacacgacgttcttcaggcatcgcaaTCGCTACTACATTTTTTACCCCAggcctgccggtctaactgtagttaacagttaaggtgcaggattgtcagtactgtatagatctatacacaagtgtcacgctctccctccaagaaaaTCTAGTTTAAATTTCAGGGCTTggttggtacttagataagtaaGTGAAGTGTGTCTCGTAAATGCTATATTGACGGTTAcatgtagaataatgaaaagccTTTTTGTGATAAATAACTGTACATATATTCTATAAACTATATCTATTGTAGTTTATATCTTTGTTTTCTGTAATGTATTTTGAACTTGGTAATATAGTGCATATGAtctataaactatacctattatagtttatatgtttgttttccgtATTGTATCTCTACTGTGTTAGATGATATGtaagttccataaactatacctgtagcacccggttcccggtatgtattttatttaatgtattttgcatttttggcctgggactcggcgagttgaaggcccaactcgtcgagtaggagcagGTTTGGACACGAGACTTGAGTGGCAGACTCATTGAGTCGGcggccagactcgacgagtaggctctgactagaaaaaaccctaatatgagggtttgcagCCTATTTAATTATCTCTTTCATCCACCACTCATTCCTATTGCTCCCAAAGAtcctccatagcaaaccctaagtgttttggtgcaagagctaaggcttttgagtgatttttgtgggttttgacctcaaggaagaaggaagagcatagaaggatcaagaggagactgaaggattcgagtttggttcatcatttgcagtctttgaaaggtataaagtctgtaccttgcttgcttgtttgttagatccctttttagggaagatttagggcttttaagccatatgaggtgaccaaccatgatttgcaaacatggttgggggttaagACTTCGGATCTAGCACTTGGGATGAGTCACAAGGCAGATTGGAGttgcttttgcactcaaggaaggtcccatgcattTTAAGAACCATTTTAGGGCCTTttaggctcaaaagtcccatgcatgcacgtaaagttcgtaactttatgTGCTAGGTCGAGCTTAAGGgattggatctatcatttggtcaagttatgtacatcagaaatcgaggattaGGGGTGTGGACATTATCGACTCAGCGAGTTCGTTCTTAGGGcttgacgagtccaaggcattaagtcccatatctgttgagggtcgAAAGAACTCAGTTGgatgttagaagggttgtagcaggtcagaaggagtgacccaacgcattggacttagttttagacctggagttcataggactcgacgaaTGCTAGAACAGACttagcgagtccaaggcaatctccttatggttgaagatgaactcgacgagttgttcatacaacttggtgaGTTAAGGTcaagacttgttcatcagatgaaggtgaactcgacaagttgttcatacaactcgatgagtcggatgaaggttcattcgatgcTCGTAaagaagaggaactcgtcgagtcgttgccaaactcTACAAGTCAAGTCATGGATAAGGACAGGTAAaaggttagggactcgacgagttgacggcccaactcggcgagtcgggtcaacttgaagttgactttgattggacttggactaaccctgtttagggttgcacGTTCTGTGTgctgacttgaaggttgtcgtgtagggatcgaggagtcgaagggagtcgacttgtATGCCGAGGATAGTTCAAACACTGCACGACATTAagttgagttaccttccagtaggggtgggtctaaggccacaatgtcggcccaccaaagaGGGGTATTTAGAaggtgattgtctttgtgataattatcttggtctggttatgtgctttggtcatgagatttatctgtatgatatgctatgtgtatAGTAAGGATCAGTTTCCCCTGACAGCGgtccttaggaccgaagggtaggtcagtacccagatatgccttactttatgtttatatcttgttgttgtatgctagtggtaaggggtggaatagtccccagttaccggttgaaagataccgatgatggttaccagTTTAAAGATACCGATggaagttaccggttgaaagataccgacgatgattatcggttgaaagataccgatgatgattaccggctgaaagataccgatgatattgtatggtatgtggtatgatgggggaactcactaagctttgtgcttacggcttcagttttggttttaggtacctcttcgtctaagggaaaggagccggcggcgtagcatcgcatcacacacacacatgattccgcatcggactttctgggattgtactttgattttcattaattttgatgtcatggtttgggacacaacattatgattttgtaatgtgttgctttattgaaaatgttatggtaaaatgttttataaattattaattcaaaaatgcaattttcgggcttgaaatttgggatgttacaatacctATTATACTTTATATGTATGTGTTCTGCTAAAACGAAAACTTTTGTATTGTTAATAATTTGGCAAATTTAAATCGTAAAATCCGTAATACAGTTGTTCCATGAAATTTAACATTTGTGTCCAAATGGTACTAAAATAGATtgtaaaaattaatatttttgtttaacaaGTTTAAATGGCTTTATActtatatacatataatatttatataattatgaataaaaaggcagtcgaataaataattctacccaaacccacaaccaaacaaggaacatgaaata containing:
- the LOC111891981 gene encoding cysteine protease XCP2, translated to MTFPSSKIPSLFFFFLSLFALSTFAHEFSIVGYAPEDLTCIDKVINLFESWLSKHEKLYESMEEKLHRFEIFKDNLKHIDETNKKVSNYWLGLNEFADLSHEEFKNMFLGLKGEMPERREESTKEFTYKDFLHLPKSVDWRKKGAVSPVKNQGSCGSCWAFSTVAAVEGINQIVTGNLTVLSEQELIDCDTSFNNGCNGGLMDYAFSFIVKNGGLHKEEEYPYIMSEGTCDEKKDVSEKVTISGYHDVPHNNEDSFLKALANQPISVAIDASGRDFQFYSGGVFDGHCGSDLDHGVAAVGYGSNKGQDYIIVRNSWGPKWGEKGYIRMKRKTSKSEGMCGIYKMASYPTKQK